The following are from one region of the Microbacterium sp. cx-55 genome:
- a CDS encoding ABC transporter permease, with translation MSEKTLTAAAPTAPPPLGSPRTGGSFSRAASATGSRVLPIVLAILGILIVWYAVSYLVLSESRRFLLPPPHQVFTETLGNPQVIMPMLTALGQTTSVALIGLAIAVVLGMGWAILMSQWRIAERVLYPYAVILQTIPILALTPLIGIWMGYGIPARIVVCVIIAIFPMISNTLFGLQSAEPSAHDLFTLNKATRWQRLTKLQLPAALPAIFTGLRNAAGLSVIGAIVGDFFFQQGSQGIGGLLRTYTLRLNMESLFLAIIFTAIFGVVVFSVFAALDRAIVGRLFGWKNR, from the coding sequence GTGAGCGAGAAGACGCTGACCGCCGCCGCACCGACCGCGCCGCCGCCGCTCGGTTCACCGCGCACCGGCGGATCGTTCTCGCGGGCGGCGAGTGCGACGGGTTCGCGCGTGCTGCCGATCGTGCTGGCGATCCTCGGCATCCTGATCGTCTGGTACGCGGTGTCGTACCTCGTGCTGTCGGAGAGCCGCCGCTTCCTGCTGCCGCCCCCGCACCAGGTGTTCACCGAGACCCTCGGCAACCCCCAGGTCATCATGCCGATGCTCACGGCCCTCGGCCAGACGACCAGCGTCGCGCTGATCGGACTCGCGATCGCGGTCGTGCTCGGGATGGGCTGGGCGATCCTCATGTCGCAGTGGCGGATCGCCGAGCGGGTGCTGTACCCGTACGCGGTCATCCTGCAGACCATCCCGATCCTCGCGCTCACGCCCCTCATCGGGATCTGGATGGGGTACGGCATCCCCGCCCGGATCGTCGTGTGTGTGATCATCGCGATCTTCCCGATGATCTCGAACACCCTGTTCGGTCTGCAGTCGGCGGAGCCCTCGGCGCACGACCTCTTCACCCTCAACAAGGCCACGCGGTGGCAGCGGCTCACGAAACTGCAGCTGCCGGCCGCCCTGCCCGCGATCTTCACGGGGCTCCGAAACGCCGCGGGTCTGTCGGTGATCGGCGCGATCGTCGGCGACTTCTTCTTCCAACAGGGATCGCAGGGCATCGGTGGGCTGCTGCGCACCTACACGCTGCGACTCAACATGGAGTCCCTGTTCCTCGCGATCATCTTCACCGCCATCTTCGGCGTGGTCGTGTTCTCCGTCTTCGCCGCCCTGGACCGGGCGATCGTCGGCCGCCTGTTCGGCTGGAAGAACCGCTGA
- a CDS encoding cyclodeaminase/cyclohydrolase family protein, translated as MTHPEDDASTSHLAPWLERLAAPEPAPGGGAAAAVTLAIGAAVLGMTAGYAPAGPDRTRALDLAAETRQRALVLADRDAAASAALVAAFRLPDGAAATAARAEALREATVTSLDVAGLGVPLPGPLAWLAEHGEPMLAPDVVVAGHTLAAGVRSAAVTARSNLTAATTVAVAEGSPDETLAPLRARVAAAILAADALDAIARGVASAL; from the coding sequence GTGACGCACCCCGAAGACGATGCTTCGACGAGCCACCTGGCGCCCTGGCTGGAACGACTCGCGGCCCCCGAACCGGCGCCCGGCGGAGGTGCGGCCGCGGCGGTCACGCTCGCGATCGGCGCCGCCGTGCTCGGCATGACCGCCGGCTACGCGCCCGCAGGGCCGGATCGCACGCGAGCGCTCGACCTCGCGGCGGAAACGAGGCAGCGCGCGCTGGTTCTCGCCGACCGCGACGCGGCCGCATCCGCCGCGCTCGTGGCGGCGTTCCGGCTTCCGGATGGCGCCGCCGCGACCGCCGCGCGTGCGGAGGCGCTTCGGGAGGCCACGGTCACGAGTCTCGACGTCGCCGGGCTGGGCGTGCCCCTGCCGGGGCCGCTCGCCTGGCTCGCCGAGCACGGGGAGCCGATGCTGGCTCCGGATGTGGTCGTCGCCGGCCACACGCTCGCCGCGGGGGTGCGCTCCGCCGCGGTCACCGCGCGCAGCAACCTGACGGCCGCCACGACGGTCGCAGTCGCCGAGGGAAGCCCGGACGAGACGCTCGCCCCGCTCCGCGCGCGGGTCGCCGCGGCGATCCTCGCGGCCGACGCGTTGGACGCGATCGCCCGGGGCGTCGCGTCGGCGCTCTGA
- a CDS encoding methylenetetrahydrofolate reductase C-terminal domain-containing protein, protein MTATLETARHAGCPKTMTYGPCGGVNRDGTCEVAPTPCVFLTDRLPVPWTARAEAPRTPPLSVAAREFEAIRMRRPVILTGFPVRAMVADDVLRAADLLRGSVDAVLSGDVGRSRTQFPPSYRALLMSQAGMRVWMGANTRDRTRDALDRELASMREIGVAGVHCVTGDHTRTGDRPDARPVFDLESTSLIPRARQLGLLVSFAESPDAPPVAVRGGRVREKQRAGGQFCFTQYCGDAADVAAFVDRCADAGAAVPVFPGVPLVVDRDGAEMLASFHAATLPTGYLDRLFAAEDVRREGIRLAIEYGRSLIEVLGVGGLVVAGGARHGDEAAYARALAVVAAELGGGRP, encoded by the coding sequence ATGACCGCGACTCTCGAGACGGCCCGGCACGCGGGGTGCCCGAAGACCATGACGTACGGCCCGTGCGGCGGAGTGAACCGCGACGGCACCTGCGAGGTCGCCCCGACGCCCTGCGTCTTTCTCACCGATCGGCTGCCCGTGCCCTGGACCGCGCGGGCGGAGGCGCCTAGAACCCCGCCGCTGTCAGTGGCGGCGCGGGAGTTCGAAGCCATCCGGATGCGGCGCCCCGTCATCCTCACCGGTTTCCCGGTGCGGGCGATGGTCGCCGACGACGTCCTCCGCGCCGCCGATCTGCTGCGCGGCAGTGTCGACGCCGTACTCTCGGGCGATGTGGGTCGGTCCCGCACCCAGTTCCCGCCGTCGTACCGGGCGCTGCTCATGAGCCAGGCGGGGATGCGGGTGTGGATGGGCGCCAACACCCGCGACCGCACCCGGGACGCCCTCGACCGCGAACTCGCCTCGATGCGCGAGATCGGCGTCGCTGGGGTGCACTGCGTGACTGGCGACCACACCCGCACCGGCGACCGTCCCGACGCACGGCCCGTCTTCGACCTCGAATCGACGTCGCTCATCCCGCGGGCGCGCCAGCTCGGTCTGCTCGTCTCGTTCGCCGAGTCTCCCGATGCGCCCCCGGTCGCCGTGCGGGGCGGCCGGGTGCGCGAGAAGCAGCGCGCCGGCGGGCAGTTCTGCTTCACGCAGTACTGCGGTGACGCCGCCGATGTCGCGGCATTCGTGGACCGGTGCGCGGATGCGGGCGCCGCCGTCCCGGTCTTTCCGGGCGTGCCGCTCGTGGTCGACCGCGACGGCGCGGAGATGCTCGCCTCTTTCCACGCGGCGACGCTGCCGACGGGGTACCTGGACCGGCTGTTCGCCGCCGAGGACGTGCGCCGCGAGGGCATCCGGCTGGCCATCGAGTACGGTCGGTCGTTGATCGAGGTGCTCGGTGTCGGGGGACTCGTCGTTGCGGGCGGCGCCCGGCACGGTGACGAGGCCGCCTATGCGCGAGCACTCGCGGTCGTGGCCGCCGAGCTCGGGGGAGGGCGGCCGTGA
- a CDS encoding helix-turn-helix domain-containing protein, whose product MTDTDEASSVRADRSADLDAAARALGARIRELRKRRGLTLTQAAAEAGLSHSFLSQVERGLERLSMASLFRVARTLGTTQQDLLTDETPDRPEGNYHVYRQSSGSPVDAGTGPVAVLAQHRARFLPMVFSGSFDDDGIWWEHDEEEFVYVLEGAIIVVLEDSEVLLHAGDATYYESGIRHKWRTPPGTVCRVLVVKEQQHNR is encoded by the coding sequence ATGACGGACACGGATGAGGCATCGTCGGTGCGGGCGGATCGGTCCGCCGACCTGGACGCCGCGGCACGTGCCCTGGGCGCCCGCATCCGCGAACTCCGCAAGCGCCGCGGGCTCACCCTGACGCAAGCGGCGGCGGAGGCGGGGCTGTCGCATTCCTTCCTCAGCCAGGTCGAGCGAGGGTTGGAACGGCTCAGTATGGCGTCGCTGTTCCGCGTCGCCCGCACGCTCGGCACCACCCAGCAGGACCTGCTGACCGACGAGACACCCGACCGACCCGAGGGCAACTATCACGTGTACCGGCAGTCGTCCGGGTCGCCGGTCGACGCCGGCACCGGGCCGGTGGCTGTGCTCGCGCAGCATCGCGCGCGTTTTCTGCCCATGGTGTTCTCGGGCAGCTTCGACGATGACGGCATCTGGTGGGAACACGATGAGGAAGAGTTCGTCTACGTGCTCGAGGGCGCGATCATCGTCGTGCTGGAGGACTCCGAGGTGCTGCTGCACGCGGGCGACGCGACCTATTACGAGAGCGGCATCCGCCACAAATGGCGCACTCCGCCCGGTACCGTATGCCGCGTGCTCGTCGTGAAGGAGCAGCAGCACAACCGCTGA
- a CDS encoding FAD-binding oxidoreductase: protein MTAIDYTALEAALADLLGPRGVSSDLRQRERASVDGARMSPIIAELLPLGVADLVAFPTTAEEIAAAVAIAARFGAPITPRGKGTGNYGQAIPMTGGLVIDTSRARTVHGVDGDTITADAGAPMTALEQAARAAGKQLWMYPSTVHTTIGGFLAGGSGGTGTIAHGSNDMGFVVALDVVTPVSDGALVHVEGDEAQRYVHNYGTAGIIARATVRVEDLQDWRGLYASFDDFSGALSVLRALGRLHPAPRLVSADTPHISAQLPPDDAFPPGRSSLRMIADARTVAEATALIESAGGRVEDVREGPTVSAAISVLSYNHPIEWLQKSEPGVYFHVEVSGDALVDRIDEVHAVYPGGLLHIEAGHTVPIGMLAGVYESPEAVYAGIAALNALGVGVHNPHQWNVDFKLAQTVELARETDPRGLLNPGKLNPDYAGPTKGAIR from the coding sequence GTGACAGCTATCGACTACACCGCACTCGAAGCGGCGCTGGCCGACCTGCTCGGCCCACGCGGCGTGAGCAGCGACCTGCGCCAGCGCGAGCGGGCATCCGTCGACGGGGCCCGGATGTCGCCGATCATCGCCGAGCTGCTGCCGCTCGGCGTGGCCGATCTCGTGGCGTTCCCCACGACCGCGGAGGAGATCGCGGCGGCGGTCGCGATTGCCGCGCGATTCGGTGCGCCCATCACGCCGCGGGGCAAGGGGACGGGCAACTACGGTCAGGCGATCCCGATGACGGGCGGGCTCGTGATCGACACGTCGCGCGCGCGCACAGTGCACGGCGTGGACGGCGACACCATCACGGCCGACGCGGGGGCGCCGATGACCGCACTCGAGCAGGCGGCGCGCGCCGCGGGCAAGCAGCTCTGGATGTACCCGTCGACCGTGCACACCACGATCGGCGGCTTTCTCGCCGGCGGATCGGGGGGCACCGGCACGATCGCGCACGGCAGTAACGACATGGGCTTCGTCGTCGCCCTCGACGTCGTCACCCCCGTGTCGGACGGCGCGCTCGTGCACGTCGAGGGCGACGAGGCCCAGCGGTACGTGCACAACTACGGCACGGCCGGGATCATCGCGCGGGCGACCGTGCGCGTGGAGGACCTGCAGGACTGGCGGGGGCTGTACGCATCCTTCGACGACTTCTCCGGAGCGCTCTCGGTCCTGCGCGCGCTCGGCCGACTGCATCCGGCGCCGCGCCTGGTCTCCGCGGATACCCCGCACATCTCCGCCCAGCTCCCGCCCGACGACGCGTTCCCGCCCGGGCGCAGTTCGCTGCGGATGATCGCCGACGCCCGCACGGTGGCCGAGGCGACCGCGCTGATCGAGTCCGCGGGGGGACGCGTCGAGGACGTGCGCGAGGGTCCCACCGTGTCGGCCGCGATCTCGGTGCTCAGCTACAACCATCCGATCGAATGGCTGCAGAAGTCCGAGCCGGGGGTCTACTTCCACGTCGAGGTGTCGGGCGACGCGCTCGTCGACCGCATCGACGAGGTGCACGCCGTATACCCCGGAGGACTTCTGCACATCGAGGCCGGTCACACCGTGCCGATCGGGATGCTGGCGGGCGTGTACGAGAGTCCCGAAGCCGTGTACGCGGGAATCGCCGCGCTGAACGCTCTGGGGGTCGGGGTGCACAACCCGCACCAGTGGAACGTGGACTTCAAACTCGCGCAGACCGTCGAGCTCGCTCGAGAGACCGACCCTCGCGGATTGCTCAATCCGGGCAAGCTCAACCCCGACTACGCCGGCCCGACCAAGGGAGCCATCCGATGA
- a CDS encoding creatininase family protein has translation MTAPFTPPGRRWDDLSGPSLVAATSDRSIAVVPIGAIEHHGPHLPLRTDALIAEAVASAAVERVAAQGVDAWLLPTIAYAKSDEHHWAPGTLWIEGTTLLDELIEIGRSIAMTPVRTVAFVNGHGGNVMLLGWVNRELRRRFGLRSFSMPAGVGGAGDGADGRPDELGQGIHAGFGETSIVMHLAPHLVAPEMPPRNVPERIAAMTHIGFNRKPVMFGWTSDDFGPTGVIGDATGANAAAGRDLFDRGVDFVSEALVEIDGFEFG, from the coding sequence ATGACCGCACCGTTCACCCCGCCCGGGCGCCGCTGGGACGACCTGTCGGGACCCTCGCTGGTGGCTGCGACATCGGACCGGTCGATCGCGGTCGTGCCGATCGGTGCCATCGAGCATCACGGGCCGCATCTGCCGCTGCGGACGGACGCGCTGATCGCCGAGGCGGTCGCCTCGGCGGCCGTCGAGCGGGTGGCCGCGCAGGGCGTCGATGCGTGGCTGCTCCCGACGATCGCGTACGCGAAGTCCGACGAGCACCACTGGGCGCCCGGAACGCTGTGGATCGAGGGCACGACCCTCCTCGACGAGCTGATCGAGATCGGTCGTTCCATCGCGATGACCCCGGTCCGAACCGTGGCGTTCGTCAACGGGCACGGCGGCAACGTGATGCTGCTCGGCTGGGTCAACCGCGAGCTGCGACGCCGGTTCGGGCTGCGATCGTTCTCGATGCCGGCGGGTGTCGGCGGCGCCGGCGACGGGGCGGACGGGCGCCCCGACGAGCTCGGTCAGGGGATCCACGCCGGCTTCGGTGAAACGTCCATCGTCATGCATCTCGCCCCGCACCTGGTCGCCCCCGAGATGCCGCCGCGCAACGTGCCGGAACGCATCGCGGCGATGACGCACATCGGGTTCAATCGGAAGCCGGTGATGTTCGGGTGGACGAGCGACGATTTCGGCCCGACGGGTGTCATCGGCGACGCGACGGGCGCGAACGCCGCGGCCGGTCGTGACCTCTTCGACCGCGGCGTGGACTTCGTCAGCGAAGCGCTCGTCGAGATCGACGGCTTCGAGTTCGGATAG
- a CDS encoding pyridoxine/pyridoxamine 5'-phosphate oxidase, with the protein MDTPPGRLVIDVPIIDHQTDPVQSDDPVDDPLALAASWLPAAGADRMLMTLSTVDSDGFPRARTVMLSEFDGERFFFHTDAASRKVADLAADPKVALTLLWPGFTRQIVVQGTAEVAPEGEVADAYATRSAYLQQLAWLNTDAFAQHPRSVREERWAEFAVRHPAPAQPESWVGYAVTPHRLLFWVSNPRTASRRVEYTRGAAGWDRRYLPG; encoded by the coding sequence ATGGACACCCCTCCCGGCCGGCTCGTCATCGACGTGCCGATCATCGATCACCAGACGGATCCCGTGCAGTCCGACGATCCGGTCGACGACCCGTTGGCGTTGGCCGCCTCCTGGCTGCCCGCCGCGGGCGCCGACCGGATGCTGATGACGCTCTCGACCGTCGACTCCGACGGTTTTCCGCGTGCGCGGACGGTGATGCTCAGCGAGTTCGACGGTGAGCGCTTCTTCTTCCACACGGATGCGGCGAGTCGGAAGGTCGCCGATCTGGCGGCGGATCCGAAGGTCGCCCTGACGCTGCTCTGGCCGGGATTCACCCGGCAGATCGTCGTGCAGGGAACGGCCGAGGTCGCTCCCGAGGGCGAGGTCGCCGACGCCTACGCCACCCGCTCCGCCTATCTGCAGCAGCTCGCGTGGCTGAACACCGACGCATTCGCGCAGCATCCGAGATCCGTGCGTGAAGAGCGCTGGGCGGAGTTCGCCGTCCGCCATCCGGCGCCCGCGCAGCCGGAGAGCTGGGTCGGATACGCCGTGACCCCGCACCGACTCCTGTTCTGGGTCTCGAACCCGCGAACGGCGAGTCGCCGGGTGGAGTACACGCGTGGTGCGGCGGGATGGGATCGGCGCTACCTGCCCGGCTGA
- a CDS encoding transglutaminase-like domain-containing protein — MHRDVSAHIALTITEPAELIFSVAVSAGYSATESFRVLLDGADVPIEEVPDQHGTRLHRVHAGVGSFTLDYSARIDGEAGPVVGEPADPIRYLRPSRYAESDTLGAVAAAEFGGIEGDADLLAAVSSWVGTRLLYVPGSSLPTDGATRTLLARQGVCRDYAHLCVALLRARNVPARLVSVYAPGLDPMDFHAIAEAWVDGEWRAVDATTLAPRSTLVRIATGRDAADTAFLSVLSGRADLDRVSVTAVADTLPDDDITRLVTLS; from the coding sequence ATGCATCGGGACGTCTCCGCACACATCGCCCTCACGATCACCGAGCCGGCTGAGCTCATCTTCTCCGTCGCGGTCAGCGCGGGGTATTCGGCTACCGAATCATTCCGCGTTCTGCTCGACGGCGCCGACGTGCCGATAGAGGAGGTGCCCGATCAGCACGGCACTCGACTGCACCGCGTGCACGCGGGCGTCGGGTCGTTCACGCTCGACTACTCGGCGCGGATCGATGGCGAGGCAGGGCCGGTCGTTGGAGAGCCCGCCGACCCCATCCGCTACCTCCGGCCGAGCCGGTACGCCGAGTCCGACACTCTGGGCGCCGTCGCGGCCGCGGAGTTCGGCGGGATCGAGGGAGATGCCGACCTGCTCGCGGCGGTGTCGTCCTGGGTCGGGACGCGTCTGCTCTACGTGCCCGGATCGTCGCTTCCCACCGACGGTGCCACCCGCACTCTGCTCGCCCGCCAGGGCGTCTGCCGCGATTACGCCCACCTCTGCGTCGCCCTGCTGCGTGCGCGGAACGTTCCCGCGCGACTCGTGTCGGTGTACGCCCCCGGGCTCGATCCGATGGATTTCCACGCGATCGCGGAGGCCTGGGTCGATGGCGAGTGGCGCGCGGTCGACGCGACGACCCTCGCTCCCCGCTCGACGCTCGTGCGGATCGCGACGGGGCGCGACGCGGCCGACACGGCCTTCCTCTCGGTACTCTCCGGACGCGCCGACCTCGATCGCGTCTCGGTGACGGCGGTCGCCGACACGCTCCCGGACGACGACATCACGCGGCTCGTCACGCTGTCCTGA
- a CDS encoding NAD-dependent succinate-semialdehyde dehydrogenase, translating to MSDTRESDLLAAVPDGLYIGGEWRAAEDGQTLTVQDPSTGDVIKTIASASVADGKAALDAAVDAFPAWAATPARVRAEVLRRAFDLLQARKEDFALLMTLEMGKPLAEARGEVVYGGEFLRWFSEEAPRIQGRYGANPEGTGRMIVSQHPVGPCFLITPWNFPLAMATRKIAPALAAGCTVVVKPAELTPLTTLAFVKLLEDAGLPKGVVNVITTAQSGAVSEPIIRDPRLRKLSFTGSTPVGQKLLEQAASGVLRTSMELGGNAPFVVFDDADLDKAVDGAIAAKFRNIGQACTAANRFIVHRSVAEEFARRVTERVQGFGIGRGTEDGVTIGPLIDDRAVAKATDLVSDAVSRGATLRTGGKPVDGPGTFYEPTVISDVQPGSSILREEIFGPVLAIVPFDDEDDAVRLANDTEYGLVSYVYTESLSRGQRMIERLETGMMGLNIGVVSNAAAPFGGWKFSGLGREGGAEGIHEYLQTKYTLTPDPFA from the coding sequence ATGTCCGACACCCGTGAATCCGACCTGCTGGCGGCGGTTCCCGACGGTCTGTACATCGGCGGCGAGTGGCGCGCGGCAGAGGACGGCCAGACGCTCACCGTGCAGGATCCGTCGACCGGTGATGTGATCAAGACGATCGCGTCCGCCTCCGTCGCCGACGGCAAGGCGGCGCTGGATGCCGCCGTCGACGCCTTCCCCGCCTGGGCCGCCACCCCCGCGCGGGTGCGCGCCGAAGTGCTCCGACGTGCGTTCGACCTGCTGCAGGCGCGCAAGGAGGACTTCGCGCTGCTGATGACCCTCGAGATGGGCAAACCGCTCGCCGAGGCACGCGGCGAGGTCGTCTACGGCGGCGAGTTCCTGCGCTGGTTCAGCGAAGAGGCGCCGCGCATCCAGGGGCGCTACGGCGCGAACCCGGAGGGCACCGGTCGCATGATCGTGTCGCAGCATCCGGTCGGCCCCTGCTTTCTCATCACGCCGTGGAACTTTCCGCTCGCGATGGCGACCCGCAAGATCGCGCCCGCGCTCGCGGCGGGGTGCACGGTCGTCGTGAAGCCCGCCGAGCTGACCCCCTTGACGACGCTCGCCTTCGTGAAGCTCCTCGAAGACGCGGGACTCCCGAAGGGCGTGGTCAACGTGATCACCACCGCGCAGTCCGGCGCCGTGTCCGAGCCGATCATCCGCGACCCGCGGTTGCGCAAGCTCTCGTTCACGGGCTCGACGCCGGTGGGGCAGAAGCTCCTCGAGCAGGCTGCATCCGGGGTGCTCCGCACCTCCATGGAGCTCGGCGGCAACGCCCCGTTCGTCGTGTTCGACGACGCCGACCTCGACAAGGCCGTCGACGGTGCGATCGCGGCGAAGTTCCGCAACATCGGCCAGGCCTGCACGGCCGCGAACCGGTTCATCGTGCACCGGTCGGTCGCAGAGGAGTTCGCGCGCCGGGTCACCGAGCGCGTGCAGGGCTTCGGCATCGGTCGGGGCACCGAGGACGGCGTGACCATCGGGCCGCTGATCGATGACCGTGCGGTGGCGAAGGCCACCGATCTGGTGTCGGATGCGGTGTCTCGCGGGGCGACGCTGCGCACCGGAGGAAAGCCCGTCGACGGGCCGGGCACGTTCTACGAGCCGACCGTCATCAGCGACGTGCAGCCCGGCAGCAGCATCCTCCGCGAGGAGATCTTCGGACCCGTGCTCGCGATCGTGCCCTTCGACGACGAGGACGACGCGGTGCGCCTCGCGAACGACACCGAGTACGGCCTCGTCTCCTACGTCTACACCGAGAGCCTGTCGCGCGGTCAGCGCATGATCGAGCGCCTCGAGACCGGGATGATGGGCCTGAACATCGGCGTCGTCTCGAACGCGGCCGCGCCGTTCGGCGGGTGGAAGTTCTCCGGCCTCGGCCGCGAGGGCGGCGCCGAGGGCATCCACGAGTACCTGCAGACGAAGTACACGCTCACCCCCGACCCGTTCGCCTGA
- a CDS encoding carbohydrate ABC transporter permease — translation MSENRRVRAGTNPRSILATVVLVVLLVFFVTPLIYLVSVSLMGRNETGQGVLIPAAAQWTNWTDVLVDSDLLQGIGNSLVAAIGGAVLTIALAVPGAWAIVRYRTGGRTLSATLMSPWLLPPIVAVVPLFTLLRVLGLNNTLLGLTLVYALVNVPVGIWLLEGFLRKIPEEIEEAARIDGAGSFRILFSIVVPIVTPAMVAVGIIVGVLNYNEFLLATFLTQSPDAQTLPVVLSLFYGERTPHFGKIAAASVMGVIPVFAAAVFLQRWLIGGLTSGSVR, via the coding sequence ATGAGTGAGAATCGCCGAGTCCGTGCCGGAACGAACCCGCGCAGCATTCTCGCGACGGTCGTCCTGGTCGTTCTGCTCGTCTTCTTCGTGACGCCGCTGATCTACCTCGTATCGGTGTCGCTGATGGGGCGCAACGAAACGGGGCAGGGCGTTCTGATCCCCGCCGCGGCGCAGTGGACCAACTGGACCGACGTCCTCGTCGATTCGGACCTGCTGCAGGGCATCGGCAACTCGCTCGTGGCGGCCATCGGCGGAGCGGTGCTCACGATCGCGCTCGCGGTGCCGGGGGCGTGGGCGATCGTGCGGTACCGCACCGGCGGCCGCACCCTGTCGGCGACGCTCATGAGTCCGTGGTTGCTGCCCCCGATCGTCGCGGTCGTTCCGCTGTTCACGTTGCTGCGGGTGCTGGGCCTGAACAACACGCTGCTGGGTCTCACGCTCGTCTACGCCCTGGTGAACGTGCCGGTCGGCATCTGGTTGCTGGAGGGCTTCCTGCGGAAGATCCCCGAGGAGATCGAGGAGGCCGCACGCATCGACGGCGCCGGGTCGTTCCGCATCCTGTTCTCGATCGTCGTTCCGATCGTGACGCCCGCCATGGTGGCCGTCGGCATCATCGTGGGCGTGCTGAACTACAACGAGTTCCTGCTGGCCACGTTCCTGACCCAGAGCCCGGATGCGCAGACTCTCCCGGTGGTGCTGTCGCTCTTCTACGGTGAGCGCACGCCGCACTTCGGCAAGATCGCGGCGGCGTCGGTCATGGGAGTCATCCCCGTGTTCGCCGCGGCGGTCTTCCTGCAGCGCTGGCTGATCGGCGGGCTGACCAGCGGCAGCGTGCGCTGA